A portion of the Pseudomonas synxantha BG33R genome contains these proteins:
- a CDS encoding DUF3156 family protein, translated as MMVITTLRQKLCELFSADRAPSGYRPGVTLARLRRDLGLATLEVDGVNFEIVERTESQLLMHLVLTECVLRVPASASGAGSFEVHHGGAIRRNGIRVRRRSGSQALACELQARLLADSGLFQALMPLDFKRLRIDLKDRQWCVRLEHMGGSEVVNRMPAFRRYIAVSPEQRNHLLAALAGIKRALSTL; from the coding sequence ATGATGGTTATAACGACTTTGCGGCAAAAACTGTGTGAGCTGTTCAGCGCAGACCGTGCACCGAGCGGTTATCGACCTGGGGTGACCCTGGCGCGCTTGCGGCGTGATCTGGGCCTGGCGACGCTTGAAGTGGACGGTGTGAACTTCGAGATTGTCGAGCGCACCGAGTCGCAGTTGTTGATGCACCTGGTGCTGACCGAGTGCGTCCTGCGCGTACCGGCTTCAGCGAGTGGCGCTGGCAGCTTCGAGGTGCACCATGGCGGCGCTATTCGGCGCAACGGTATCCGCGTGCGCCGGCGCTCCGGCAGCCAGGCTCTGGCGTGTGAGCTACAGGCGCGTTTGCTGGCCGACAGCGGGTTGTTCCAGGCGCTGATGCCGCTGGATTTCAAGCGCCTGCGCATTGATCTCAAGGACCGGCAATGGTGTGTGCGCCTGGAACATATGGGCGGGAGTGAGGTGGTCAACCGGATGCCTGCGTTTCGGCGTTACATTGCTGTAAGCCCTGAGCAACGCAACCATTTACTGGCGGCGTTGGCGGGTATCAAGCGGGCGCTGTCGACGCTGTGA
- a CDS encoding APC family permease, protein MSINDRLTAHLNRGTVGFPTALASTIGLIMASPVILTATMGFGIGGSAFALAMLIAVVMMLAQATTFAEAASMLPTTGSVYDYINCGMGRFFAITGTLSAYLIVHVFAGTAETILAGVMALVNFEHLNTLAESAGGSWLLGVGFVLVFGVLNAFGVSAFGRAEIILTFGMWTTLMVFGVLGLIAAPAVQLDGWFGESLVGTDLVTVLSLVGMAMFMFVGCEFVTPLAPDLRQSAKIMPRAMMLGLMGVATCMFIYGAAMKRQVENVVLDAASGVHLLDTPMAIPRFAEQVMGQIGPLWLGIGFLFAGAATINTLMAGVPRILYGMAVDGALPKVFTYLHPRFKTPLLCILVAMLIPCLHALYLGGNTDNIMHLVLAAVCAWSFAYLLVTLSVVILRIRRPDLPRAYRSPWFPLPQIVSSIGILLGMWFITPPGMNPADIYVPFGVMLGVTATYALFWTLVVQKVNPFKPACVEEVLAKEFSHEPGPAHDGYNDFAAKTV, encoded by the coding sequence ATGTCGATCAACGACCGACTCACCGCGCACCTCAACCGAGGCACGGTAGGTTTCCCCACCGCGTTGGCCAGCACCATCGGGCTGATCATGGCAAGCCCGGTGATCCTCACCGCCACCATGGGTTTTGGCATTGGCGGCAGCGCCTTTGCCCTGGCGATGCTGATCGCCGTGGTGATGATGCTGGCCCAGGCGACCACCTTCGCCGAGGCCGCGTCGATGCTGCCCACCACCGGTTCGGTGTACGACTACATCAATTGCGGCATGGGCCGGTTCTTCGCGATCACCGGCACCCTGTCGGCGTATCTGATCGTGCATGTGTTCGCCGGCACTGCCGAAACCATCCTCGCCGGGGTGATGGCGCTGGTGAACTTCGAACACCTCAATACCCTGGCAGAATCGGCCGGCGGCTCGTGGTTGCTGGGCGTGGGGTTCGTGCTGGTGTTCGGGGTGCTGAATGCTTTCGGGGTCAGCGCCTTTGGCCGCGCAGAGATTATCCTCACGTTCGGCATGTGGACCACCCTGATGGTGTTCGGTGTGCTGGGCCTGATCGCCGCGCCAGCGGTGCAGTTGGATGGCTGGTTCGGGGAATCACTGGTGGGCACCGACCTGGTCACCGTGCTGTCGCTGGTGGGCATGGCGATGTTCATGTTCGTCGGTTGCGAGTTCGTTACCCCGCTGGCCCCGGACCTGCGCCAATCGGCCAAGATCATGCCACGGGCGATGATGCTCGGGCTGATGGGCGTGGCGACGTGCATGTTTATCTATGGCGCTGCGATGAAACGCCAGGTAGAAAACGTGGTGCTCGACGCCGCCTCCGGCGTGCACCTGTTGGACACACCCATGGCCATCCCCCGGTTCGCCGAGCAGGTGATGGGGCAGATCGGGCCGCTGTGGCTGGGTATCGGTTTTCTCTTCGCCGGTGCTGCGACCATCAATACCTTGATGGCCGGTGTGCCGCGTATCCTCTACGGCATGGCGGTGGATGGCGCGTTGCCGAAGGTGTTCACCTATCTGCACCCGCGCTTCAAGACGCCGTTGCTGTGCATTCTGGTGGCGATGCTGATCCCGTGCCTGCACGCGCTGTACCTGGGCGGCAATACCGACAACATCATGCACCTGGTGCTGGCGGCGGTGTGCGCGTGGAGTTTTGCTTACCTATTGGTGACGCTGTCGGTGGTGATCCTGCGCATTCGCCGTCCGGACCTGCCCAGGGCCTATCGCTCGCCGTGGTTCCCGCTGCCGCAGATCGTCTCCAGCATCGGCATCCTGCTGGGCATGTGGTTTATCACCCCGCCCGGCATGAACCCGGCCGACATTTATGTGCCGTTTGGGGTGATGCTCGGCGTGACCGCCACCTATGCGTTGTTCTGGACCCTGGTGGTGCAGAAGGTCAACCCCTTCAAGCCAGCCTGCGTCGAGGAGGTGTTGGCCAAGGAATTCAGTCATGAACCGGGGCCTGCCCATGATGGTTATAACGACTTTGCGGCAAAAACTGTGTGA
- a CDS encoding p-hydroxyphenylacetate 3-hydroxylase oxygenase component, translating into MKKPNPLLEDLKPLLPAIAANASRAEQLRQVPDENIALLKSIGLHRAFQPKAFGGLELTLPEFADCIALLAGSCASTAWAMSLLCTHSHQLALFSAQLQQEIWGANPDATASSSIAPFGRVTEGEGGVYFSGEMGWSSGCDHGEWAIVGCRRQNAEGTQDYCFAVLPRSDYQIRDDWFAAGMKGSGTKTLIIDDAWVPEHRIQKAKDMMEGKSAGFGLYPDSQIFYAPYRPYFASGFSTVSLGVAERMLEVFREKTRTRVRAYTGAAVGAATPALMRLAESTHQVAAARAFLEKTWQEHAEHSAAHRYPTRETLAFWRTNQGYATKMCIDAVDRLFAAAGGNAWFEHNEMQRLFRDSHMTGAHAYTDYDVCAQILGRELMGLEPDPSMV; encoded by the coding sequence ATGAAAAAGCCAAACCCGCTCCTTGAAGACCTCAAACCCCTTTTGCCGGCCATTGCCGCGAATGCCAGCCGTGCCGAGCAACTGCGCCAGGTACCGGATGAAAATATCGCCCTGCTCAAAAGCATCGGTCTGCACCGTGCCTTTCAGCCCAAGGCCTTCGGCGGCCTGGAACTGACGCTGCCCGAATTCGCCGACTGCATCGCCTTGCTCGCCGGCAGTTGCGCCAGTACCGCCTGGGCCATGAGCTTGTTGTGTACTCACAGCCACCAACTGGCGCTGTTCTCGGCCCAGTTGCAGCAGGAAATCTGGGGTGCCAACCCGGATGCCACGGCCAGCAGCAGTATTGCACCGTTCGGTCGGGTGACCGAGGGCGAGGGCGGGGTGTACTTCAGCGGTGAGATGGGCTGGAGCAGCGGCTGTGACCATGGCGAGTGGGCGATTGTCGGCTGCCGTCGCCAGAACGCCGAAGGCACCCAGGATTACTGCTTTGCTGTGTTGCCGCGCAGTGACTATCAGATTCGTGACGACTGGTTTGCGGCCGGCATGAAGGGCAGCGGCACCAAGACCCTGATCATCGACGACGCCTGGGTGCCCGAACACCGTATCCAGAAGGCCAAGGATATGATGGAAGGCAAGTCCGCAGGCTTTGGCCTCTACCCCGACAGCCAGATTTTCTATGCGCCGTATCGGCCCTATTTCGCCAGTGGCTTCTCCACCGTCAGCCTCGGTGTGGCCGAGCGTATGCTTGAGGTGTTTCGCGAAAAAACCAGGACGCGGGTGCGCGCCTACACCGGCGCCGCCGTCGGCGCAGCCACCCCGGCGTTGATGCGCCTGGCCGAGTCCACCCACCAGGTGGCCGCCGCCCGGGCGTTCCTGGAAAAAACCTGGCAGGAACACGCCGAACACAGCGCCGCCCACCGTTACCCCACGCGGGAAACCCTGGCGTTCTGGCGCACCAATCAGGGTTACGCCACCAAGATGTGCATCGACGCGGTAGACCGCCTGTTCGCCGCTGCGGGCGGGAATGCCTGGTTCGAGCACAACGAGATGCAGCGCCTGTTCCGCGATTCCCATATGACAGGCGCCCATGCCTATACCGACTACGACGTGTGCGCGCAGATCCTCGGCCGTGAGCTGATGGGGCTGGAGCCCGACCCGAGCATGGTGTAG
- a CDS encoding aldehyde dehydrogenase family protein, producing the protein MSDIPLLPQVEAFLRRRHGLFIDGVSVRSHADQTLNVINPATGQVIAEVADADLADIDAAVACANRGFQQWSQAAPAIRGNVLLKLADLLEQHREELAQIETCQSGKIIQISRAFEVDQAAHFLRYYAGWATKLSGQTLTPSLPSFNGERYTAFTLREPVGVVVGIVPWNFSTMIAIWKLASALVTGCSIIIKPSEFTPLTLLRIAELAIDAGLPAGVLNVLTGGGHVGKGLVEHPGTHKVSFTGSVPTGIAVGRSAMGAGLTRATLELGGKNAAGFLPDMDVDKAVDGIIEAGFLHSGQICAAAERFFVHRSQIDAVLEKLKTRLGRLNIGSPLDEHTEFGPVTHQQHQHKLLGYFNQARAENNTIIHGGHLIDRPGCYVEPTVILANHLHDTLLNEETFGPIATFLPYDDEEELLALMNHGPYGLSASLWTNDLGKALRMIPAIKAGTLWVNMHTLLDPAVPFGGCRSSGVGREFGSAFIEDYTELKSVMIRY; encoded by the coding sequence ATGAGCGATATCCCGTTGCTGCCTCAAGTCGAAGCCTTTTTGCGTCGCCGCCATGGGCTGTTTATCGACGGTGTCAGCGTGCGCAGCCACGCCGATCAAACCCTGAACGTCATCAACCCTGCCACCGGGCAGGTAATCGCCGAAGTGGCCGACGCTGACCTGGCGGATATCGACGCCGCGGTCGCTTGCGCCAACCGTGGTTTCCAGCAATGGTCCCAGGCCGCGCCCGCGATCCGCGGCAACGTGCTACTCAAACTGGCCGATCTGCTGGAACAGCACCGTGAAGAACTGGCGCAGATCGAAACCTGCCAGTCGGGCAAGATCATCCAGATCTCCCGCGCCTTCGAGGTCGATCAGGCCGCGCATTTCCTGCGTTACTACGCCGGCTGGGCCACCAAGCTCAGCGGCCAAACGCTGACCCCATCACTGCCGTCGTTCAATGGCGAGCGCTACACCGCCTTTACCCTGCGCGAGCCGGTGGGCGTGGTGGTTGGCATCGTGCCGTGGAATTTCTCGACCATGATCGCCATCTGGAAACTCGCCTCGGCGCTGGTGACCGGCTGCAGCATCATCATCAAGCCCAGCGAATTCACGCCGCTGACCCTGCTGCGCATCGCTGAACTGGCCATCGACGCCGGGCTACCGGCGGGTGTGCTGAATGTGCTGACCGGCGGCGGACATGTCGGCAAGGGGCTGGTGGAACACCCCGGCACCCATAAAGTGTCCTTCACCGGCTCAGTGCCCACCGGCATCGCCGTCGGCCGCAGCGCCATGGGCGCCGGCCTCACCCGTGCAACCCTGGAACTGGGTGGCAAGAATGCCGCCGGCTTCCTGCCCGATATGGACGTGGACAAGGCAGTGGACGGCATCATCGAAGCGGGCTTCTTGCATTCGGGGCAAATCTGCGCGGCGGCCGAACGCTTTTTCGTGCACCGCTCGCAAATCGACGCCGTGCTGGAAAAACTCAAGACGCGCCTCGGCCGCCTGAATATCGGCTCACCGCTGGACGAACACACCGAATTCGGCCCGGTCACACACCAGCAGCACCAGCACAAACTGCTCGGCTACTTCAACCAGGCTCGCGCCGAAAACAACACGATCATCCACGGCGGCCACCTTATCGACCGGCCTGGTTGCTACGTCGAACCCACGGTGATCCTCGCCAACCACCTGCACGACACCCTGCTCAATGAGGAAACCTTCGGCCCTATCGCCACCTTCCTGCCCTACGATGACGAAGAAGAACTGCTGGCGCTGATGAACCACGGGCCCTACGGGTTGAGCGCCAGCCTGTGGACCAACGACCTGGGCAAGGCCCTGCGCATGATCCCGGCGATCAAGGCAGGCACCTTGTGGGTGAACATGCACACCTTGCTCGACCCGGCAGTGCCGTTTGGTGGGTGCCGGTCTTCGGGGGTTGGGCGGGAGTTTGGCAGTGCGTTTATTGAGGATTACACCGAGCTCAAGTCGGTGATGATTCGGTATTGA
- a CDS encoding RidA family protein: MQRKVINPTTVFNSLQYGFSQAMEVPDGRRIMLSGQVGVDAQERTVGPGIAEQTATALDNVEKVLAEVGGDLSHVIMLRLYIVETARDQQEPIAEALRQRFAHNPPPSSWIMVSGLSLPEWLIEVEAEAVVPFS, from the coding sequence ATGCAACGAAAGGTTATTAATCCCACGACGGTATTCAACTCCCTGCAATACGGTTTCAGCCAGGCCATGGAAGTGCCGGATGGTCGGCGGATCATGCTTTCCGGGCAGGTGGGCGTGGATGCTCAAGAGCGCACGGTGGGCCCAGGCATTGCCGAGCAGACGGCCACGGCATTGGACAATGTCGAAAAAGTGCTGGCCGAGGTGGGGGGCGATCTGTCCCATGTGATCATGCTGCGGTTGTATATCGTCGAAACTGCACGAGATCAGCAGGAGCCGATTGCTGAGGCTCTGCGTCAGCGCTTCGCACACAACCCGCCGCCGTCTTCGTGGATTATGGTCAGTGGGTTGTCGTTGCCGGAATGGTTGATCGAGGTGGAGGCAGAGGCGGTGGTTCCGTTCAGTTAG
- a CDS encoding pyridoxamine 5'-phosphate oxidase family protein, with the protein MNSIEQSPWHVGERQLQESAGVAERMAMIGPKVIRDYLPEQHRDFYPLLPYLILGVVDEQGIPWATMLEGAPGFAHSPDPQALQIDSLPARSDPAWAGITRGASVGLLGIDLGTRRRNRMNGRIGALDHDGFAVNVVHTFGNCPKYIQLRPVAGIARKPGDTAERSTSLDAAAQTLIRNADTFFVASYVDQHGERSVDVSHRGGNTGFVRVEGNVLTIPDFAGNLFFNTLGNLHANPVAGLLFVDFETGDVLQVAGRTSLILSGPPVAEFEGAQRLWTVTVEHVVRRPAALALRWQFAEFSPHSLTMGTW; encoded by the coding sequence ATGAACTCGATCGAACAATCCCCTTGGCATGTCGGCGAACGGCAATTGCAGGAAAGTGCAGGCGTCGCCGAACGCATGGCCATGATTGGGCCGAAGGTCATTCGTGATTATTTGCCCGAGCAGCATCGTGATTTTTATCCGTTGTTGCCTTACCTCATTCTGGGTGTGGTGGACGAACAGGGTATCCCCTGGGCGACCATGCTGGAGGGCGCGCCAGGGTTTGCCCATTCACCGGATCCACAGGCGCTGCAAATCGACAGCCTGCCCGCCAGAAGCGACCCGGCCTGGGCTGGCATCACTCGTGGCGCGTCCGTTGGCCTGCTGGGCATCGACCTCGGCACCCGGCGTCGCAACCGCATGAACGGTCGGATCGGAGCGCTGGATCATGACGGCTTTGCGGTGAACGTGGTGCACACCTTCGGCAACTGCCCCAAGTACATCCAACTGCGGCCTGTCGCTGGGATTGCGCGCAAACCTGGCGATACAGCGGAGCGCAGCACCAGCCTGGACGCCGCCGCCCAAACGCTGATCCGCAACGCTGACACCTTCTTCGTCGCCAGCTACGTGGACCAGCACGGCGAACGCTCGGTGGACGTTTCCCATCGCGGCGGCAACACGGGGTTTGTGCGGGTAGAAGGCAACGTGCTGACCATTCCCGATTTTGCCGGCAACCTGTTCTTCAACACCCTCGGTAACCTGCACGCCAACCCGGTAGCGGGGTTGCTGTTTGTGGATTTTGAGACGGGCGACGTGCTGCAAGTGGCGGGGCGTACATCGTTGATTCTCAGCGGGCCGCCAGTGGCCGAGTTTGAGGGCGCGCAGCGCTTGTGGACGGTGACGGTGGAGCACGTGGTCCGCCGTCCGGCAGCCTTGGCACTGCGCTGGCAGTTCGCAGAGTTTTCACCGCACAGCCTGACGATGGGCACCTGGTAG
- a CDS encoding LysR family transcriptional regulator — MERFRDMQLFVALAGQPSLASAARRAQVSGPTLVRAVARLEARLRVVLLQRSTRGVNLTDAGQAYLADCVRLLAAVDAAEASANGAHVHAQGNLRICLPLLFSRYVMAPLLAGYMDRYPAVRVTANYHDYYPNLHEEGFDVAVWVGELPNSSLIARQVGQVRTLLCASPTYLAAKGEPRHPADLKQHHLIASAEALRWDFLHYTLNARARLSCATVQGAINAAVQGAGVIRCLSYPVHDHLINGQLRRVLPAFEMPPLPVHVIYREGRHAPMRVRSFVDYCVTALREHPAFQLA; from the coding sequence ATGGAGCGCTTTCGCGATATGCAGCTGTTTGTCGCGCTGGCCGGGCAACCCAGCCTGGCGTCGGCGGCACGCCGTGCCCAGGTCTCCGGCCCGACCCTGGTACGTGCGGTTGCGCGCCTGGAGGCACGCCTGCGGGTGGTGTTGCTGCAGCGCAGCACACGCGGGGTCAACCTCACCGATGCAGGCCAGGCTTATCTTGCCGACTGTGTACGCCTGCTGGCAGCGGTGGATGCGGCCGAAGCCTCGGCCAACGGCGCCCATGTGCACGCCCAGGGCAACCTGCGGATATGCCTGCCGTTGTTGTTCAGTCGCTATGTCATGGCGCCATTGCTGGCCGGCTACATGGATCGCTATCCGGCGGTGCGTGTCACTGCTAACTACCACGACTATTACCCCAACCTGCACGAAGAGGGGTTTGACGTGGCGGTGTGGGTGGGTGAGCTGCCCAACTCGTCGCTGATTGCACGGCAGGTCGGCCAGGTGCGCACCCTGCTGTGCGCCAGCCCCACGTATTTGGCGGCCAAAGGCGAGCCCCGGCATCCGGCCGACCTCAAGCAACATCATCTGATTGCCAGCGCCGAAGCGCTGCGATGGGATTTCCTGCATTACACCCTCAACGCCCGCGCCCGCCTCAGTTGCGCCACGGTCCAAGGCGCGATCAATGCGGCGGTGCAGGGCGCGGGGGTGATTCGTTGCCTCAGTTATCCGGTTCATGATCACCTCATAAATGGCCAACTGCGTCGTGTCTTGCCGGCCTTTGAAATGCCGCCGCTGCCGGTGCATGTGATCTACCGCGAAGGCCGCCATGCGCCGATGCGCGTGCGCAGTTTTGTCGACTACTGCGTCACCGCGTTGCGCGAACATCCGGCATTTCAGTTGGCGTAA
- a CDS encoding LysR family transcriptional regulator produces MDRFHEMQVFLAVAEEEGFAAAARRLKTSPPSVTRAIAAMEQRIGTQLLARTTRSLHLTEAGQRYLEDCRRILAELEEAEEAAAGSYSIPGGHLTVTAPVLFGELYVAPVLGEYLDQFPLVNISALLVDRVVNMADEGVDVAVRIGHLHEPGQQAIKVGEVRRVVCASPAYLDQHGRPQRPEQLREARIVSSSSSQLVSEWTFVDAGRPLKVPIEPRLIVTANNAAINLARLGWGMTRVLSYQVAAAVAAGELELVLEAFEPAPLPIHVVFQQNGRIPAKVNTFVDFLSHRLGQDPALNPATKRRT; encoded by the coding sequence ATGGACCGATTTCATGAAATGCAGGTGTTCCTGGCGGTGGCCGAGGAGGAGGGGTTTGCCGCTGCTGCGCGCCGCCTGAAGACCTCGCCACCCAGCGTGACCCGCGCCATTGCCGCTATGGAGCAGCGCATCGGTACGCAACTGCTGGCGCGCACCACGCGCAGCCTGCACCTGACCGAAGCCGGCCAGCGTTACCTGGAAGATTGCCGGCGCATCCTCGCCGAATTGGAAGAGGCCGAGGAAGCGGCAGCGGGCAGTTACTCCATCCCCGGCGGTCACCTGACAGTGACCGCACCGGTGCTGTTTGGCGAGCTGTATGTGGCGCCTGTGCTGGGGGAGTACCTGGACCAGTTCCCCCTGGTGAACATCAGTGCCTTGCTGGTCGACCGTGTGGTCAATATGGCCGATGAAGGCGTCGATGTAGCGGTGCGTATCGGCCATCTGCACGAACCCGGGCAGCAGGCGATCAAGGTCGGCGAAGTGCGCCGGGTGGTGTGCGCATCGCCGGCTTATCTGGACCAACATGGGCGCCCGCAGCGGCCTGAGCAATTGCGGGAAGCCAGGATCGTCTCCTCATCGTCCAGCCAACTGGTCAGTGAATGGACGTTCGTCGACGCCGGGCGGCCACTCAAGGTACCCATTGAGCCACGCCTGATCGTCACGGCCAATAATGCCGCGATCAACCTGGCGCGGCTGGGCTGGGGCATGACGCGGGTGCTGTCCTATCAGGTGGCGGCAGCGGTGGCGGCGGGTGAGCTGGAGCTGGTGCTGGAGGCTTTCGAACCGGCGCCGCTGCCGATCCACGTGGTGTTCCAGCAAAACGGTCGCATACCGGCCAAGGTCAATACCTTTGTGGATTTCTTAAGCCATCGCCTCGGGCAGGACCCGGCCCTGAACCCGGCGACGAAGCGGCGCACCTGA
- a CDS encoding glutathione S-transferase family protein: protein MPAIKLYGFPLSGHSHRVELMLSLLDLPTEFILVDLKQGAHKAPAFIANFNSFGQVPVIDDAGTVLADSNAILVYLASTYGKGQWLPSDPIGQARVQRWLSAAAGQLHAGPATARLATVFGAEVDTVSAINRAYALLNVMEQQLGESRFLASDQPSIADIAFYTYVAHAPEGNVSLADYPEVRAWLASIEALPGFIAMPRTAVGLQSQ, encoded by the coding sequence ATGCCTGCTATCAAACTGTATGGTTTTCCCTTGTCTGGCCACTCCCACAGAGTCGAGCTGATGTTGTCCCTGTTGGATCTGCCGACTGAATTCATCCTCGTGGACCTCAAACAAGGCGCTCACAAAGCACCTGCGTTCATCGCCAACTTCAACAGCTTCGGACAGGTGCCGGTGATCGACGACGCCGGCACTGTGCTGGCCGACTCCAATGCGATTCTGGTCTACCTTGCCAGTACCTATGGCAAAGGGCAGTGGTTGCCAAGCGACCCCATCGGGCAAGCGCGGGTCCAACGCTGGCTCTCAGCCGCCGCTGGTCAACTCCATGCTGGGCCCGCCACGGCGCGCTTGGCCACGGTGTTTGGCGCCGAGGTGGACACTGTCAGCGCGATCAACCGAGCCTATGCCCTGCTGAACGTGATGGAGCAGCAGCTGGGCGAGAGCCGCTTTCTGGCCAGCGATCAGCCAAGCATTGCCGATATCGCGTTCTACACCTACGTGGCCCATGCGCCGGAAGGCAACGTGTCGCTGGCCGACTACCCTGAGGTGCGTGCCTGGCTTGCCAGTATCGAAGCCTTGCCGGGGTTTATCGCTATGCCGCGCACGGCGGTGGGGCTGCAATCACAGTAA
- a CDS encoding ATP-grasp domain-containing protein, with protein sequence MKIVIVDGFSSGKFLAKQLNDDGCVLVHVASSATLDGYYYQGFDCTLYEQMIVNSDFGMTLAEVQRFMPQFILAGAETGVLLADELNEQLQLPYRNDFDKTNARRNKYEMIHCITQAQLPAARQFITDSWRPAQEWIDEHGRFPVVIKPLESAGADGVSICEDMCACKAAMERLLGTTNKLNIPNTRVLIQEYLAGLEYVVNMVSLDGQQLVTEVVRYRKQRTPTGGVLYDIDELIGPDSMVYPILVQYTRAVVQCLGIRNGPSHAEIMFTEDGPKLVEIAARTDGILRPGVSKVTTGLGQIDAVVLSLMQPELFEQQLARKINYQRLQHTYNVCLINRSEGRFEKDGFLRELLKLESFFEAVFYVEDGQQIGVTQDVFSQPGTVYLVHEDPAVLEADYHQIRILEWQGAYLAER encoded by the coding sequence ATGAAAATTGTGATAGTCGATGGGTTCTCATCGGGTAAATTTTTAGCGAAGCAATTGAACGACGATGGCTGCGTGCTGGTGCATGTGGCTTCATCAGCAACACTGGACGGCTATTATTATCAAGGTTTTGATTGCACGCTTTATGAGCAGATGATCGTCAATAGCGATTTTGGAATGACCTTGGCTGAAGTCCAACGCTTCATGCCACAGTTCATCCTCGCGGGTGCAGAAACGGGTGTGCTTCTGGCTGACGAGCTGAATGAGCAACTGCAGCTGCCTTATCGCAATGATTTCGACAAAACTAACGCACGTCGAAACAAGTACGAAATGATCCATTGCATTACCCAGGCGCAGTTGCCGGCCGCAAGGCAGTTCATTACTGATAGTTGGCGTCCTGCACAAGAGTGGATCGATGAACACGGACGTTTTCCTGTGGTCATCAAACCCCTCGAGAGCGCAGGCGCCGATGGGGTGTCTATTTGCGAGGATATGTGCGCGTGCAAAGCTGCTATGGAGCGCCTGTTAGGAACGACCAACAAGCTAAATATACCTAACACGCGGGTCCTGATTCAGGAATACCTGGCGGGACTGGAGTATGTGGTGAACATGGTATCGCTCGACGGGCAACAACTCGTCACTGAAGTCGTCCGTTATCGAAAGCAGCGAACGCCGACCGGCGGCGTACTCTATGACATTGACGAACTGATTGGGCCCGATTCGATGGTTTATCCGATTCTGGTCCAATACACACGAGCAGTGGTGCAGTGCCTGGGGATCCGAAATGGGCCTAGCCATGCGGAGATTATGTTTACTGAAGACGGTCCGAAACTGGTGGAAATTGCTGCCCGCACTGACGGCATTCTTCGGCCTGGGGTTTCAAAGGTAACTACTGGCCTTGGTCAGATCGATGCTGTGGTTTTATCCCTCATGCAGCCTGAGTTATTTGAACAACAACTGGCGAGGAAGATCAATTATCAGCGTCTGCAACATACCTACAATGTTTGCTTGATAAACCGCTCAGAGGGGCGTTTTGAAAAAGATGGGTTCTTGAGGGAGTTACTCAAGCTTGAGTCGTTTTTCGAAGCAGTGTTTTACGTTGAGGACGGCCAGCAGATCGGCGTGACGCAGGATGTTTTCAGTCAGCCGGGCACGGTGTATCTGGTACATGAAGACCCCGCCGTGCTCGAGGCAGATTACCACCAGATTCGCATACTTGAATGGCAGGGGGCTTATCTGGCGGAGAGGTAG
- a CDS encoding DMT family transporter → MLMQRTGLIIGLVFCLISAAFDVYVALVTQSISTLNVIFYCFTTSACVFGVWAVYRNPNSLWSKLRTQWRLIVIINLAVLCNWGGLFYALRYLEPAVVGVASVACGPALTLIVSLLTNRSVKVAVVDAVVSWLVLISVAMMLFNSLAGDSGVVTTTAVQRVLGIVSVLTCALGTVMYTVFSKEMFARQWSVYEILGVRNIAMVGVCAVAIPATGGSFLLDSGWVLPMAILVIAGHLLPIYLIQKTIYYLTPIHVSLVLLTLPVFVFLFQYLDSRVGFSVASLSAVTVIIFLLSFRSLHALKREIV, encoded by the coding sequence ATGTTGATGCAACGAACCGGGTTAATTATCGGCTTGGTGTTTTGCTTGATCAGTGCGGCATTCGATGTTTATGTTGCGTTGGTCACGCAGTCGATCAGCACGTTGAACGTTATTTTTTATTGTTTTACAACGTCAGCCTGTGTCTTTGGTGTTTGGGCGGTTTATCGAAATCCCAATTCATTGTGGTCAAAGCTCAGAACCCAATGGCGATTGATCGTTATCATCAATCTTGCGGTTCTGTGCAATTGGGGCGGGTTGTTTTACGCACTCCGGTATCTGGAGCCAGCAGTAGTGGGAGTCGCCTCCGTAGCCTGCGGCCCTGCACTCACGTTGATTGTCTCCCTGCTGACCAATCGTAGCGTGAAGGTGGCCGTAGTCGATGCGGTGGTTTCATGGCTGGTGCTCATCTCGGTAGCGATGATGTTGTTCAATTCCCTTGCGGGGGACAGCGGTGTAGTCACCACCACCGCTGTGCAGCGGGTGCTCGGTATCGTTAGCGTATTGACGTGCGCGTTGGGCACGGTCATGTACACGGTTTTTTCTAAAGAGATGTTCGCTCGTCAATGGTCGGTCTACGAGATTTTGGGTGTCAGAAACATCGCGATGGTGGGTGTCTGTGCCGTTGCGATTCCTGCTACAGGAGGCAGCTTTTTACTCGATAGTGGATGGGTTCTGCCTATGGCTATCTTGGTGATAGCCGGACATTTGCTGCCGATTTACCTGATTCAGAAAACCATCTATTACCTCACGCCTATTCACGTTTCCCTGGTATTGCTGACGCTTCCTGTGTTCGTTTTTTTGTTCCAGTACCTGGATTCGAGAGTTGGGTTTTCTGTAGCCAGCCTCTCAGCCGTAACAGTCATCATCTTTTTGCTGTCGTTCAGGTCGTTGCATGCGCTGAAACGGGAGATCGTATGA